A region of Panicum virgatum strain AP13 chromosome 8N, P.virgatum_v5, whole genome shotgun sequence DNA encodes the following proteins:
- the LOC120685988 gene encoding pentatricopeptide repeat-containing protein At3g12770-like encodes MPALLPTSAAVVHHYSRLITAAAASSPASLRALLPIHARAVVLGLSANPAFATSLLGAAAPASLAYARRVFDAAPERDAYMWNTLLRAHAHSQSHAGDALVLYKRMRAAGVAPDHYTYPIVLPACAAGRAPWLGRAAHGDAVRFALAGDGFVRSALIAMYFLEGAVADAERVFAESNVSSRTVVSWTAMVAGYVQNYFYGEAVALFGRMIAEGVLPNEITLISFLPCLQGQEWLDAGEMVHGFVIKLGFDANIPLVNALIAMYGKCGSIAMAEALFEGMTAGSLVSWNTMVAMYEQHGDAVEAIKFFRRMLIEKVGFDCVTLVSVLSACARSGALDTGKWVHEFARNHGLDADARVGNVLVDMYAKCGEISNAREVFDSLNVRGVVPWSAMISAYANHGESAEALKLFSLMKSEGVRPNSFTFTAVLVACGHSGLVDEGLKHFNSILTDYQMSPTLEHYACMVDMLGRAGRLVEAYEIIRGMSMCPDKCVWGAFLGGCRLHGNLELAEFVAKDLFQSGSNDVTFYVLMSNLYFEAGMLEDAERMRRAMKDMELKKTAGRSAVSQ; translated from the coding sequence ATGCCCGCTCTGctccccacctccgccgccgtcgtccaccACTACAGCCGCCTCATCACCGCCGCAGCAGCCTCCTCCCCGGCCTCCCTCCGCGCTCTCCTCCCAATCCACGCccgcgccgtcgtcctcggCTTATCCGCCAACCCGGCCTTCGCCACCAGCCTCCtcggcgccgcggcgcccgccTCCCTCGCCTACGCGCGAAGGGTGTTCGACGCCGCGCCCGAACGCGATGCCTACATGTGGAACACCCTCCTCCGCGCGCACGCCCACTCCCAATCGCACGCCGGCGACGCCCTCGTCCTCTACAAGCGGATGCGCGCCGCGGGCGTCGCGCCGGACCACTACACCTACCCCATCGTGCTCCCGGCCTGCGCGGCTGGGCGCGCGCCGTGGCTtgggcgggcggcgcacggcgacgCGGTGCGGTTCGCGCTGGCGGGGGATGGGTTCGTGCGCAGCGCTCTCATCGCGATGTACTTCCTGGAAGGAGCGGTGGCGGATGCCGAGCGGGTCTTTGCGGAGAGCAATGTTTCTTCCCGGACGGTCGTGTCGTGGACGGCCATGGTTGCTGGGTACGTGCAAAATTACTTCTATGGCGAGGCAGTTGCTCTGTTCGGCAGAATGATTGCTGAGGGCGTGCTTCCGAATGAGATCACTCTGATCAGTTTCCTGCCCTGCTTGCAGGGCCAAGAATGGCTGGATGCTGGCGAGATGGTTCATGGGTTTGTGATCAAGTTGGGGTTCGATGCAAACATCCCTTTGGTTAATGCACTCATCGCAATGTATGGGAAGTGTGGGAGCATTGCCATGGCAGAAGCTCTGTTCGAGGGAATGACGGCGGGCAGTCTAGTTTCTTGGAACACGATGGTTGCCATGTATGAGCAGCATGGTGACGCGGTTGAGGCAATCAAGTTTTTCCGCAGGATGCTGATTGAGAAGGTGGGGTTTGACTGCGTGACTCTTGTCAGTGTTCTGTCAGCTTGCGCACGCTCAGGAGCCCTGGATACTGGCAAATGGGTGCACGAGTTTGCTCGGAATCATGGGCTTGACGCAGATGCAAGGGTTGGCAATGTTCTTGTCGACATGTATGCAAAGTGCGGCGAGATTTCTAATGCCAGGGAGGTCTTTGACAGTCTGAATGTGCGGGGTGTTGTGCCCTGGAGTGCCATGATAAGCGCATATGCCAACCACGGGGAGTCTGCAGAGGCTCTCAAGCTCTTCTCACTGATGAAAAGTGAAGGGGTGAGGCCTAATTCATTCACATTCACTGCAGTTCTAGTGGCTTGTGGCCACTCAGGGCTTGTGGATGAAGGACTTAAGCATTTCAACAGCATCCTGACAGACTACCAGATGTCACCAACACTTGAGCACTATGCATGCATGGTCGACATGTTAGGGCGTGCTGGTAGACTTGTCGAAGCATATGAAATCATCAGGGGGATGTCAATGTGCCCAGACAAGTGCGTGTGGGGTGCATTCCTTGGCGGTTGTCGGCTTCACGGCAATCTGGAGCTAGCTGAATTCGTTGCCAAGGACCTCTTCCAGTCAGGTTCCAATGATGTCACATTCTACGTGTTGATGTCGAACCTGTACTTTGAAGCTGGAATGTTGGAAGATGCAGAAAGGATGAGAAGGGCCATGAAGGACATGGAACTCAAGAAGACTGCTGGGCGTAGTGCAGTAAGCCAATAG